The following DNA comes from Cellulophaga sp. HaHa_2_95.
GTAATATCAATAGTAGGCAACGTATTATCTAAAACAATTGTTTCTGTATCTGTTGCAGGGTTAAGAGCGACATCGGTTACGTCTGCGGTTATGGTAATGTTGCCATTATCTAATCCAGAGATGTCTGCATCTGTTGCCGTCCACGTATTCCCAGTTACGGTAGCTGTAGTGGTAACAACAGGATTAGTACCGTCATCAAAAGTCACGGTTACTGTTTGTCCGTCTTCTACATCTGTTGTTGTTCCAGAAATAGTTACATCCCCATCTTCCGTAGCATTAACAATTCCATCACCTTCAAATGGCGTGGTAATATCAATAGTAGGTGTTGTATTATCTAAGACAATTGTTTCCGTGTCCGAAGCAGGGTTTCCTCCGAAATCGGTTACATCTGCAGTTACGGTAATATTCCCATTATCTAGGCCAGAGATGTCTGCATCTGTTGCTGTCCACGCATTCCCAGTTACGGTAGCGGTAGTGGTTACGATAGGATTAGTACCGTCATTAAAAGTTATGGTTACTGTCTGTCCGTCTTCTACATCAGTTGTTGTTCCAGAGATAGTTACATCCCCGTCTTCTATAGCATTTACAATACCATCACCTTCAATAGGTGTCGTGATGTCAATTGTTGGTGCTGTCTTATATCCTTTTAATGTAATTATTAAATCTGCCGTATCAGAACTTGTGCCATCTGATAGTCTATATAGAAAAGTTTCAGTTAGCGTATCTCCTGTTAGCAAACCGGCAACAGCAGGATTACTTGTATTTGGAGTATAGGTATAACTACCATCACTATTTACAATAATAGACCCGAATGTGCCAGTGTATGTAACACCTACATTAGCAGCATTACCTTCAATTTCTGATATGACTATATTTCCTATGCCACCTTGCCAATAAATATCAGAGACACCTGCTATTTGACCTCCTTGATCTGCATCGGTTGCATCTGGACCATAACTATAGCTTAGTTTTAATTCATTTATAGGTTGTTCAAAAAACACGTTGATATTTCCCGTGGCATCACTAGGAATAGCACTTCCTATACCATAAAATGTATTGTTTCCGGCATCAACCACACCGCCAGTTGTCACAAATTTAAAATTAGAAGCAGTACCGTTTAAGGAGCCATTTATTTGGATTTGATCTTGCCAGCTTGTCCCTTGGGAAAAATCTATATCTACTAATAAGAAACCCAAGTTATATACCGGTTGGTCAAATGTAATCGTCAACTCTGTAAAATCAGAATTATTGGTTGAGGCATCAATAGCATATCCTAAATAACCCGTGTGGCCACCATTGGTGTTTGTTTGGTTTACTACTTGATTTTGGTTTGCGATTCCTATTCCTCCGGCATCTGTAGAGCTAAAATTAAGTAGTACGCCATCAATAGTCCTTGATGTTCCGTTTATCGGTGCAGAATAATCTACAAAGAAGCCCCCTGGATCGCTAAATGCTGTTTCCCATACTAAGGTGGATAAGCCTCTATCTACAGAGTCCGCGCCATCTACTCCGACATCTGTAATAATATTTCCAGAAACGTTGGTTTCTGTGACAACTATAATTTCATCGGTATTATCTAAAGCTACCGGGGCTTCATCAACACCATTAATAGTAATAGATAAAGTTCCATAATCAATTATTCCTAAGTTATCTCTAGCGGTGTAAGAAACAATATCAATCAACGATTCCCCATTTTTAAGGCCTGTAATAGATGAACTTGTCTCATCTACATTGTAGGTATAATTACCGTTTGATTGAATAATTATGGAACCATACAAAGTAGTATACGAATTAGAAACTTGAGTAGGGTATACATCTACTTCTGAAACTGTCAATATATTTCCTGTATCATTTGTTAATACATTTCCAGTGACTGTACCTGTGGTGTTTGCCGCTATGCTATTAGAATCATCTACAGCATTTGGGGGAGTAGTATAGACTCTAATAATACTTTGCGCAGAAGTACTTGCTAAATTTGCATCTGTAACGGTTACTGTTGCAATTCTGTTACCATCTGTAGGTGTATCTGTTAGGTTTCCGTAGGTTATTGTATTAAAAAAAGTAATAAAGTCAGCATTAGGGATAGGGTTTCCTGATGCTTCAGTAATTGTAAAACTGTTTAGGTTCTGTACTAGTGTGATTGTAGAGCTACCCACGTTATAATTTTTAGAAGCTGTAAGAGCGGTAAAATAATATAAATCTCCTGGACTTGTTATATACATCAATTCAGTACCATCAACAGTTCCTGAGAAGTCTATGGTGGCACTCAATATTGTATTGGTGTCAGAAGAAAGTGTAGGATTTTTGAATATAGCAGTGATTGAACTTGTTGTGGGTTTAAACTGTAAATCATTATCTAAACCAACCGTAGTACTATTTAAATCTAAAATAGGGTCCGCAAAAAGCATACTTAAGTGAGGCAGCGAAGAATTCCCGATACTATCTTTATCTATTCTTGGATTTGCTTCTGAAGATAATCCTGTAAAAAATGATAATATAAATAAACAAAGGGTCATTATTTTTTTATTATGTATCCTTAAGTGTGGTTTTTTCATGGAAGCTATTTTAATTTTTATCATTGAAATTATCGAAATCTTCAAATTTTAAATGTCCTGAACTTTTCAGAGGCCATTATGTATCGTTCAAATACCAATAACGTAAGATGATTTTTTAATTACGTACGACTTTTCTCCTAATTGGGTTTCGTTTTATTAGCATAAATATATTTTTTGTAATTCTGTTGTTTCAATTTTTGTTGTGAACAAGGGGGTAAATAGATGTAAGAGGAGTAATTATTGATGTAATAATTTAATTTAAATAGTGTAAGTATTGTATTACTTTTATTGTATGGGTAAATTTTTAGATTAAAATTAAATAGGGTATTTAGTCGGTTAAATAGGTTTTAAGTCCGCATTTTGTTACCGATTAACGGAATTTTTATTTTAGAAAATGAGTTCGGTCTAAAGGAATTTGAATTAATAAGTAAAAATTAAAATGCTAAAACTTATTGGTAAATTGATTTCTCATTAACGTATTTCAATCTTAAGATTCAAAAAAACGGACAAGAAGGTGCTACCATTTTTTTTTACTAAGGCAGTGATTTTTTCAAATATCATTTCATAATTTAAAGGAAGCAGAAAGGAAATTATAAATAACTAGCACAACTCTGAAAAATGGTAGCTACCAAATTTATATACGAAGTTGAGTTGCGAGAAACCAATTATGAAATACTGAAAGCTTGCCTTTAAAGTATACTATAAATGTTTTTTTAATATCAATTGGCACTTAAAATTGTGTGTACGATATTGGCTCAATAACTATAGCTAATTTTAAGGTGTAAATAGTATTTGTAAAATAATAATTCGGAAAAAAATTAAAAAATTGATTTGTCATTAAAAATAGAAACAAACCAATTTTAGTATATTAATTAGCTTTCTAAACCAATTTCACTGCCTTTTTGAAGCATGAATTGATAAGCTGCATCATATTCATTTGGAATTTCGCCCTCAAGAATTGCTTCTTTAATTGCTTCTTTTATAATCCCAATTTCTTTAGAGGGTTTTAAGTTAAACGTTTCCATTATTTCTTCGCCACTAATTGGGGGCTGAAAATTACGTACATGATCACGTTCTTCTACTTCAACAATTTTTTGTCTTACAAGTTTGAAATTATTTTGGTAGCGCTTTTGCTTTTTAGGATTTTTGGTAGTGATATCTGCTTCACATAGGGTCATTAAATCCTCAATATTCTCTCCGGCATCAAAAATTAACCGACGTACGGCAGAATCTGTTGCAAAATCTTCCGATAAGATAATAGGTCTAGAACTCAATAAGACCATTTTTTGAACAAATTTCATTTTATCATTCAAAGGCATGCGTAACCTTTTAAATAACTTATAGACCATCTTGGAGCCTATAAATTCATGGCTATGGAAGGTCCAACCTATTTTTTTATCAAAACGTTTTGTAGGAGCTTTTCCAATATCATGGAGTAGGGCAGCCCAACGTAGCCATACGTTATCTGTGTTTTTGGCTATGTTATCAACCACTTCTAAAGTATGCCAAAAATTATCTTTATGGCGTTGTCCTTCTATCTCTTCAATACCTTGTAAGGCAGTAAGTTCTGGAAGTATATAACCTAGTAATTCTGTTTTATGTAATAATGAAAAGCCTAAAGACGGAGTTTTACTCGCTAGAATTTTATGTAGCTCATCTACAATCCGTTCTTTTGAAATAATTTTTATACGGTCTTTGTGTTCTGTGATTGCATTTAGGGATGCTTCTTCGATTTTAAAATCTAGTTGCGTAGCAAAACGGATGGCGCGCATCATTCTTAATGGATCATCAGAATAGGTAATGCCTGGAGCTAGGGGTGTTCTTATTATTTTATCTGATAAGTCTTGAATACCCTTAAAAGGATCTAGAAGCGTAGCGTAATTTTCTTCATTCAAAGAAATCGCCAAAGCATTAATAGTAAAATCTCTTCTTTTTTGATCGTCTTCTAGAGTACCATCTTCCACTACGGGCTTTCTACTATCTTCATGGTAGCTTTCCTTGCGTGCCCCCACAAATTCTAATTCAAGATCGCCATGTTTAATCATGGCCGTACCAAAATTTTTGAAAACAGAAACTTCTGGTTTTCCTTTAAGCTTACTAGCAACTTTTTTGGCAAGTGCTATACCGCTACCAATGGCAACGATATCAATATCTTTAGCCGTACCTCTTTCTAGGAGGTAGTCACGTACAAAACCTCCAATAACATAACAGTCTAGGTTTAGCTCTTTTGCTGCATTAGAAATTACTTTAAATACTGGATTAGTTAGGGCTTGCTCGTGATTTGTCTGCGTCATGCTATTCTCGGATAATTTTTACAACTCCATCATTTCCGAGTTTAATAATAGAGGAAGGTGTTTCTGAATTTTTATCTTGGTGCAAATTTACCACATAGTCTACACCTTTTAAAATTGCACTGCTAATTTCTTTAAAAGTTTGCGGTGTTGGTTCTCCTGCAATATTTGCCGAGGTAGAAACAATGGGTTTTTTAAATTTGTTAATCAGGTATTGGCAAAACTTATCTGAAGCAATACGAATGGCTAAGGTGTTATCTTCTGCAACTAAATTTTTAGCAACTCCTTTAGGAGCGTCATACACTATGGTAGTAGGTTTTGTGGCTAAATCTATGATGTCATAAGCTACCTCTGGTACTGCGCTTACATGCTTTTCTAACATAAAATCATTAGCGACTAAACAAATCATTGTTTTAGTATTCGCTCGCTTTTTTAGCGCATATATTTTAGCAACGGCTTCCTCATTAGTAGCATCACAACCAATACCCCATACTGTATCTGTAGGGTACAGAATTAGTCCTCCATTAGAAAGAATTTCGATACATTTATTTATTTCTTCCTGCATGATAAAATTTTTAGGGCTCAAAAATAACCTTTTAATAACTATTAAAATAAATCTTTTTCGAGATGTTTTAGTGCAAATGAGATAATAATAGGGCTCTAAAAGCTGTTATAGCAATGTTTTTTTGATGTAATTTGTAGTAGAAATGCAATTACAGCTATTTTAAAAGTGTACTATGAAGGAGAAATTGTCTGTTTTTATTATTACGTACAATGAGGAGCGAATTATAGATAAATGTCTGAATAAGCTTTCTTGGGCTGATGAAATTATTGTGGTAGACTCAGGAAGCACAGATGCTACTATAGAGATTTGTAAAAAATATCAGGTAAAATTATTTCATAAAGATTTTGAAGGCTTTGGTGCCCAAAAGCAATTTGCTTTGGAACAAACGACCCATAATTGGGTGCTTAGCATTGATGCTGATGAAATTTTAACGGATGAATTAATAGCCGAAATACAAGGAGTGCTTGCTTCTGGCACCACCAAAAGTGGGTATTATTTAAAAAGAAAGCACGTTTTTTTAGGTAAAGTTTTTGAATATGGTCCTGAGAGTAAGGAATATATCTTGCGTTTCTTTAAAAAGAATATGGGTAAGTTTGACGGTAAAATAGTACATGAAAATGTTGTTTTAGAAGGACCGTCAGATAAGTTGAAAAATGATTTTCTTCATTTTACAACGCGTTCATTAGACAATTATATAGAAAAGCTGTCGAATTACGCTTCTATCTTCTCAGAAGGAAAATACCTTAAAAATAAACGTTATGGAATAGCATATATTTTTATAAAAGTAAAATTTGAATTTTTTAAAAAATATTTCCTGGAGCTTAATTTCTTAAATGGTCAAGAAGGATTCTATTGGTCTTATTTAGCAGCGTATTATATGGGGATTAAATATATGAAAACCAATGAACAATATAAGCAGGTAAAGAAACAGTTGATGTTTTAAGGCTGATTCTCTTTGCGTAATCTTTTGAGTTCACTATACCTATTATAGATTCCCAAGCCCATTAAGTAGCTTAAGACAAGTCCCTTCTTTCCGTCTAAAAAGCCTAAGCCAATTACATAGTGTTTAAAAAAACGAAACGCTGGTTTTACAATAAAGTGAAATGCCGTAGGTTTTTTGTTTTTAGCCAATAATTCGTTGGCTTGCATGCTGGTATATTTTAATCGCTTATTTTTGAACTCCTCGTAGTTGTTGTAGGAATAATGGATAAGTTTATTTTTTAACACCTTAGATTCTCCGTCTACCAACAGGGTTTCGTGTACTGTTTTTGTAGTGTCAAATTTTACTTTAGATTTCTGGAATAGCCTATAGTTTTTATCAGATTGCGTACCAGTAAAGCGCATCCGCTGTTTTTCGAACATAAATATTCTCAAAAAATAATAAGCAGCTGCTTTCTTTTGATCAGAATTTACAGTTTTTAGCACTTCATTTTTCAAGGCATCTGTTAGCCGCTCATCAGCATCAATAAATAAAACCCAATTGTGCGTAGCTTGTGCTAAGGCATACGCTTTCTGATCTGTAAAATCTTTAAAAGGTCTTTGAATTAAATGAATGTTGTTAAAAGCCTTTAGCTTTTCAATGGTCGTATCCGTACTAAAAGAATCTACAACAATGATTTCGTCTGCAAATTGTAAGTTCTCTAAAACACCGTTGATATGTTCTTCTTCATTATAGGTAATGACAAGCGCCGAAATTTTTTCTTTTTTAGGCCCTGTAAATATGTCTTTCGTTGGTGTTCCAAAGATTTTATGTATTTTTTTCTTTCTCAAAAACGATAACTTCCTTTCGTTTGGTACTCCATTCTTTACAATATACTCTTGGGTAGTTTGTACCATTCGCGCTGCAGATTTTCCATCATTATACGGATGATACTGCTCACATAATTCTTTTCTTTGCAAAGCGAAGCTATCATTTGCTATACTCGTCCTTACTTTATCGGTCAGGCCGTCATAAGATTTAATATCTAGCCACTGTATATTTTTAGAGATATTTTTAAAGGTAATTACTGGTTTATCTAACAATAAAAACTCATAAATAACGGAAGAAGTATCACTGATCATTAGATCTGCCAGCAATAGCGATTCGGTAATATTCTTGTCTTCTTTAAAAAGAATATTAGGGATTTCTTCGGATAGTTTTTTATACGCTGCTATCCATTTTTGATCCATTAAATCATGAAATTTAAGCAGCAGGAGATAGCCTGTGCTTATGGCTAATTCTCTAATTTGATCTAGTAAATAAGGTGCAGAAGTTAAGCTGGGAGAAAAGGTAGGGGCATATAAAATAATTTTATCTGTTTGATAGTCCCTTAAAAGTACCTCTTTTTCTTTCCGATATTCATGAACATCTGTATGGTAAATATCTAATTTAGGCCAGCCCGTTTCTACAACGTCAAAATCTTGATGTTGCGCTTTAAATCTATTAAACTTTTCTGTAAAATAGGGTCCTTGTGTAAGGTACAAATCAAAATAATGGCGGATTCTAAAGTGCCCTTTTTTTTCACCTGCCAAGCCATGAAATATTTGCACTTTTACGCCTCGTAGATAATACGGGACTTCATTACCAGGAGCAAATATAGCATCACTTTCAAACAATTGAAGGTCTAAAATACTCGTCGTAAAATTTTCTTTTTTGAAAGGGAATGTATCTAATAACTTAGGTGCTATAAACCAGATATACTCATGCTTTTCCTTTTGCAATACATTTCTAATGGGAGCTAAAATCCCAAAAGCATAGGCATTCTGACAAAAAAGAATAGTTTTCATTATTCTAGTAGCTTATTGGCGTTATCTAAATCTTCTTGAAAATCTACTTCCATACAATTGAATTGTGAAATATCAACAGCACATACTTCTAAACCATCTTTTTCAATGGCAATTTCAATGCCGCGTTCAAAATAGTCATTGGCATCGCATTCTTCTAGTCTCGCAATAAAGCTATTAATATCTTTGGAAGCAATATAATTAATACCAACCGCTTCTCCTAGTCCGCCTTTTACCGTTTTTGATAGCTCTTTAATAAATCCATTTTCCAGAGTGTATTTAACTTCTTCATCGGCCACTTTACTGGTATTTACGGCAACAAAAGACTGCTTCTTTTTGATAAATGGATTTAAGACCTCAAATAGTTTTTCATCGAAAACAACATCGCCGTTCATCCAAAGAACAGATTTATCCTTAAATTTTCTTAAAGCTCTTAATAAGCTTTTAGAGGTATTTGTAGTATCAAAAAGAGGATTGTAGATATAGCTTACCTCAGGAAAACGTTCCATGATTAAGTCTTTTTTAAAACCTACTACGACATTAATGTCTTCTACAGAGTAGTAAGAATTTATATTATCTACCTGCATTTGCATGATACTTTTTCCATTCACCAAAGGCGTTAAAGGTTTAGGAAACGGATTTCCCAATCTTGACCCCATTCCGGCAGCTAGTATCACTATTTTCATAATCAAAGTATATTTTAAACTTGTAAAATAGTTACAAGAACAATCGTTTTTATAGGTTGGCAAACCTAAAAAAAAATGGCCTGTATAAATAATATTTTAAGGTATTTATATGAAAACGATTTCAAAAAAAAATCTCCCATAGGCTATTAAAACCATGGGAGATTATTCTTAAAATAGTCGTTTGTAGCCTTATACCGCTACATCATATTCTCTAAGGGCATCATTTAGAGATGTTTTTTTGTTCGTACTTTCTTTACGAGTACCTATAATTAATGCACAAGGAACATTGTATTCTCCTGCAGGGAATTTTTTAGTATAGCTTCCCGGTATAACTACAGATCTTGCTGGTACTAAACCTTTGCGTTCTATAGGGGTATCTCCAGTAACATCTATAATTTTAGTAGATGCTGTAAGCACAACATTTGCACCTAAAACAGCTTCTTTTTCTACACGTACGCCTTCTACAACAATACATCTAGAACCAACAAATACATTGTCTTCTATGATGACAGGAGAGGCTTGTAATGGTTCTAAAACACCACCAATACCAACACCACCACTAAGGTGAACATTTTTACCTATTTGAGCACAACTACCAACGGTAGCCCAAGTATCTACCATAGTACCTTCATCTACATAAGCACCTATATTTACATAACTAGGCATTAAAATAGTTCCAGCAGAAATATAAGCTCCGTGTCTTGCTGTTGCTCCGGGTACCACACGTATTCCTTTTTCTTTATATCCTTTTTTCAAAGGCATTTTATCGTGATATTCAAAAATACCCGCTTCAAGAGTTTCCATTTTTTGAATTGGGAAATAAAGTACTACGGCCTTTTTTACCCACTCATTTATTTGCCATCCGTCTGTTGTAGGTTCTGCACAACGCAATTTTCCGTCATCTAATAAGTCTATTACTGAGCGTATTGCAGTTTGTGTCTTCTCTTCTTTCAATAAATCTCGGTTGTCCCAAGCTTTTTCTATTTGCTCTCTTAATTCAGTCATTTTACGCTAAAATTTTCTCAAATATAAGTCCTACGCGCTAATTATTCGCGGGAATTTATAGTTATAACAATTTATCCTTTATTTTTGCAAAAAATATAATTTAGATGGCACGGATCGTTGCACTTGATTTTGGTAAAGTTAGAACAGGAATTGCTGTTACCGATGAGCTACAACTAATTGCATCAGGATTATCTACGGTAGCCACTAAGGAATTGATTGATTTTTTAAAAAACTATATTGCAACGGAAAGTGTTGAATGTATTGTAGTCGGTGAGCCTAAACAAATGAATAATCAGGTGTCAGAATCTGAGGCGTTGATACTTCCTTTTCTAGAGAAATTGAAAGCAAGTTTTCCAACAATGAGAATAGAACGCCAAGACGAGCGTTTTACGTCTAAAATGGCTTTTCAAACAATGATTGATAGTGGCCTGAAAAAGAAACAAAGAAGAGATAAGGCACTAGTTGATGAGATTAGTGCTACCATTATTTTACAAGCATATTTAAACAGAATTTAATACAATGATATTACCCATAATAGCGTACGGAGATCCAGTTTTACGAAAAGTAGGAACTGATATTACAAATGAGTATCCTAAACTTGAAACCTTAATAGAAAATATGTGGGAAACCATGTATAATGCAAGCGGTGTTGGTTTGGCTGCACCACAAATTGGTTTGCCTATTCGCTTATTTGTTATTGATACTACCCCATTCTCTGAGGATGAAGATTTAGCTCCAGAAGATCAGAAAGCATTAAATGGTTTTAAAAAGGTCTTTGTCAATGCCAAGATAGAGGAGGAGACAGGAGATGAGTGGACTTTTAATGAAGGTTGTTTAAGTATTCCGGATATTCGTGAAGATGTGAATAGAAAAGAAACCATTAAAATCACTTATTTAGATGAGAACTTTAATGAGAAAAGCGAAACTTATGGGGGTTTGTTAGCAAGAGTAATTCAACATGAATACGATCATATTGAAGGAATTTTGTTTACAGACAAGCTTTCAAGTCTTAAAAAACGTTTGATAAAAGGTAAATTAAGTAATATTTCTAAAGGAAAAATTAATGCAGATTACCGTATGCGTTTCCCTGATATGAAAAAAGGAAGGTAATCTAGTTTTTTTATTACCGTAAAAGTTTAATATTTGTCCAGAAATTAAAATAATACATGAGTTTAGATAAAATTTTATCCATAGGAGGAAAACCAGGTTTGTTTAAATTATTAACACAAACTAGAGCTGGTTTTGTAGCAGAAT
Coding sequences within:
- a CDS encoding 2,3,4,5-tetrahydropyridine-2,6-dicarboxylate N-succinyltransferase, which translates into the protein MTELREQIEKAWDNRDLLKEEKTQTAIRSVIDLLDDGKLRCAEPTTDGWQINEWVKKAVVLYFPIQKMETLEAGIFEYHDKMPLKKGYKEKGIRVVPGATARHGAYISAGTILMPSYVNIGAYVDEGTMVDTWATVGSCAQIGKNVHLSGGVGIGGVLEPLQASPVIIEDNVFVGSRCIVVEGVRVEKEAVLGANVVLTASTKIIDVTGDTPIERKGLVPARSVVIPGSYTKKFPAGEYNVPCALIIGTRKESTNKKTSLNDALREYDVAV
- a CDS encoding CCA tRNA nucleotidyltransferase → MTQTNHEQALTNPVFKVISNAAKELNLDCYVIGGFVRDYLLERGTAKDIDIVAIGSGIALAKKVASKLKGKPEVSVFKNFGTAMIKHGDLELEFVGARKESYHEDSRKPVVEDGTLEDDQKRRDFTINALAISLNEENYATLLDPFKGIQDLSDKIIRTPLAPGITYSDDPLRMMRAIRFATQLDFKIEEASLNAITEHKDRIKIISKERIVDELHKILASKTPSLGFSLLHKTELLGYILPELTALQGIEEIEGQRHKDNFWHTLEVVDNIAKNTDNVWLRWAALLHDIGKAPTKRFDKKIGWTFHSHEFIGSKMVYKLFKRLRMPLNDKMKFVQKMVLLSSRPIILSEDFATDSAVRRLIFDAGENIEDLMTLCEADITTKNPKKQKRYQNNFKLVRQKIVEVEERDHVRNFQPPISGEEIMETFNLKPSKEIGIIKEAIKEAILEGEIPNEYDAAYQFMLQKGSEIGLES
- a CDS encoding glycosyltransferase family 2 protein — its product is MKEKLSVFIITYNEERIIDKCLNKLSWADEIIVVDSGSTDATIEICKKYQVKLFHKDFEGFGAQKQFALEQTTHNWVLSIDADEILTDELIAEIQGVLASGTTKSGYYLKRKHVFLGKVFEYGPESKEYILRFFKKNMGKFDGKIVHENVVLEGPSDKLKNDFLHFTTRSLDNYIEKLSNYASIFSEGKYLKNKRYGIAYIFIKVKFEFFKKYFLELNFLNGQEGFYWSYLAAYYMGIKYMKTNEQYKQVKKQLMF
- the def gene encoding peptide deformylase, producing the protein MILPIIAYGDPVLRKVGTDITNEYPKLETLIENMWETMYNASGVGLAAPQIGLPIRLFVIDTTPFSEDEDLAPEDQKALNGFKKVFVNAKIEEETGDEWTFNEGCLSIPDIREDVNRKETIKITYLDENFNEKSETYGGLLARVIQHEYDHIEGILFTDKLSSLKKRLIKGKLSNISKGKINADYRMRFPDMKKGR
- the ruvX gene encoding Holliday junction resolvase RuvX gives rise to the protein MARIVALDFGKVRTGIAVTDELQLIASGLSTVATKELIDFLKNYIATESVECIVVGEPKQMNNQVSESEALILPFLEKLKASFPTMRIERQDERFTSKMAFQTMIDSGLKKKQRRDKALVDEISATIILQAYLNRI
- a CDS encoding NTP transferase domain-containing protein — translated: MKIVILAAGMGSRLGNPFPKPLTPLVNGKSIMQMQVDNINSYYSVEDINVVVGFKKDLIMERFPEVSYIYNPLFDTTNTSKSLLRALRKFKDKSVLWMNGDVVFDEKLFEVLNPFIKKKQSFVAVNTSKVADEEVKYTLENGFIKELSKTVKGGLGEAVGINYIASKDINSFIARLEECDANDYFERGIEIAIEKDGLEVCAVDISQFNCMEVDFQEDLDNANKLLE
- a CDS encoding CDP-glycerol glycerophosphotransferase family protein; the protein is MKTILFCQNAYAFGILAPIRNVLQKEKHEYIWFIAPKLLDTFPFKKENFTTSILDLQLFESDAIFAPGNEVPYYLRGVKVQIFHGLAGEKKGHFRIRHYFDLYLTQGPYFTEKFNRFKAQHQDFDVVETGWPKLDIYHTDVHEYRKEKEVLLRDYQTDKIILYAPTFSPSLTSAPYLLDQIRELAISTGYLLLLKFHDLMDQKWIAAYKKLSEEIPNILFKEDKNITESLLLADLMISDTSSVIYEFLLLDKPVITFKNISKNIQWLDIKSYDGLTDKVRTSIANDSFALQRKELCEQYHPYNDGKSAARMVQTTQEYIVKNGVPNERKLSFLRKKKIHKIFGTPTKDIFTGPKKEKISALVITYNEEEHINGVLENLQFADEIIVVDSFSTDTTIEKLKAFNNIHLIQRPFKDFTDQKAYALAQATHNWVLFIDADERLTDALKNEVLKTVNSDQKKAAAYYFLRIFMFEKQRMRFTGTQSDKNYRLFQKSKVKFDTTKTVHETLLVDGESKVLKNKLIHYSYNNYEEFKNKRLKYTSMQANELLAKNKKPTAFHFIVKPAFRFFKHYVIGLGFLDGKKGLVLSYLMGLGIYNRYSELKRLRKENQP
- a CDS encoding L-threonylcarbamoyladenylate synthase; protein product: MQEEINKCIEILSNGGLILYPTDTVWGIGCDATNEEAVAKIYALKKRANTKTMICLVANDFMLEKHVSAVPEVAYDIIDLATKPTTIVYDAPKGVAKNLVAEDNTLAIRIASDKFCQYLINKFKKPIVSTSANIAGEPTPQTFKEISSAILKGVDYVVNLHQDKNSETPSSIIKLGNDGVVKIIRE